The proteins below are encoded in one region of Methanofollis aquaemaris:
- a CDS encoding ECF transporter S component, with translation MMTRKEPYFSPYEIAVLSLCGALIFVSKVLIKVPLHSPGHSSLFVVIPFLVGCGVVRKPGAATYIGLITGLLASFFGLEALHLFDVFKYLAMGLVIDATALVFNFRMDNPAVGFIAGAAGSIAKMGVNYSIHLLLGVPATFIVLGVGVASVTHLVFGGIGGVIGALVIARLIRAGVIAGAPSSS, from the coding sequence ATGATGACCAGAAAAGAACCCTATTTCTCCCCCTATGAGATCGCCGTCCTCTCGCTCTGCGGCGCACTCATCTTTGTCTCGAAGGTGCTGATCAAAGTCCCGCTCCACTCGCCCGGCCACTCCAGTCTCTTTGTGGTGATCCCCTTCCTCGTCGGCTGCGGCGTGGTACGGAAACCCGGAGCCGCGACCTATATCGGCCTGATCACCGGACTGCTCGCCTCCTTCTTCGGACTCGAAGCCCTCCATCTCTTCGACGTCTTCAAGTACCTCGCCATGGGCCTGGTCATCGACGCCACCGCCCTGGTCTTCAACTTCAGGATGGACAACCCCGCCGTGGGCTTCATCGCCGGCGCCGCAGGGAGCATCGCAAAGATGGGGGTGAACTACAGCATCCACCTCCTCCTCGGCGTCCCGGCCACCTTCATCGTCCTCGGGGTCGGCGTGGCCTCGGTGACCCATCTCGTCTTTGGCGGGATCGGCGGGGTGATCGGCGCCCTTGTCATCGCCCGTCTCATCAGAGCAGGAGTGATCGCGGGTGCGCCCTCCTCATCCTGA
- a CDS encoding ATP-binding cassette domain-containing protein, which yields MHPKILLLDEPTSGIDQSGAGHLVSVLKRLNEEIGLTIVVAEHRYEHFSRVCSRLVSIQDGTVCYDGLPVRPDLQVSERDQGSATGADVPDRPPLLSFEGIVYTYPGAARPALNGATLLVHAGEVVVLAGPNGSGKSTLLRHANGLLTPDRGTVKVGKEEIRGKSVAEIASSVGFLAQHADTQLFAETIGDEISFAPENLGFSPEKKEASVSRVMGALGLDRIGRFAHPLNLSVGEKQRVAIAGILAMETPVLVLDEPTLGLDPARKAGLAEGLRRFAREGKAVLVTTHDHEFATLLDGREVKMQDGRVVPMGGEQG from the coding sequence ATGCACCCAAAAATTCTCCTCCTGGACGAACCGACCTCGGGGATCGACCAGAGCGGCGCCGGACACCTCGTCTCGGTTCTGAAGAGGTTGAACGAGGAGATCGGGCTGACGATCGTCGTCGCCGAACACCGGTACGAACATTTTTCCAGGGTATGTTCCAGGCTCGTTTCAATCCAGGACGGCACGGTTTGCTATGATGGTCTGCCGGTGAGACCGGACCTGCAGGTATCGGAGCGCGACCAGGGCTCAGCGACCGGAGCAGATGTGCCCGACCGACCGCCCCTCCTCTCCTTTGAAGGGATCGTCTACACCTATCCCGGGGCCGCACGCCCGGCCCTCAACGGCGCCACGCTCTTGGTTCACGCCGGGGAGGTGGTCGTCCTCGCCGGCCCGAACGGGTCAGGGAAGAGCACGCTGCTCCGCCATGCCAACGGTCTCCTCACGCCTGACCGGGGTACGGTCAAGGTCGGTAAAGAGGAGATCAGAGGAAAGTCAGTGGCCGAGATCGCCTCTTCGGTCGGATTCCTGGCGCAGCATGCCGACACTCAACTTTTTGCCGAGACGATCGGGGACGAGATCTCCTTCGCACCGGAGAACCTTGGCTTCTCCCCGGAAAAAAAGGAGGCGTCGGTCAGTCGGGTGATGGGCGCCCTGGGCCTGGACCGGATCGGCCGTTTTGCCCATCCCCTCAACCTCTCGGTCGGCGAGAAACAGCGGGTGGCTATTGCGGGCATCCTTGCCATGGAGACACCGGTGCTTGTTCTCGACGAACCCACCCTCGGCCTCGACCCTGCCCGCAAGGCCGGACTCGCGGAAGGGTTGCGCCGCTTCGCGAGGGAAGGTAAAGCAGTGCTGGTCACCACCCATGACCACGAGTTCGCCACCCTCCTCGACGGGCGTGAGGTCAAGATGCAGGATGGGCGGGTCGTTCCAATGGGAGGAGAGCAGGGATGA
- a CDS encoding energy-coupling factor transporter transmembrane component T family protein — protein sequence MKRQRGVHYIKESTWLHRLDPRTKLVALVLLSMAAMATEEPLPLLLIFGTVLITAALSHMTRPFLGSLRLLMPVLLCILIIDAFFPRAAWGTVYYSAEFWIFHPVLSTGGLLFSAAMCLRLLAVGGFSFLFIMTTAFSDFVRSLRASGLPNTLAFSLGYALRSVSALTEDIGNIMDAQRSRALEFDRGNLVKNRHKILALAVPATVSVLSRARQVSEAMQCRGFGAAAHPTCYQVQGGGWEDVALVGCVLLGAAVSFLL from the coding sequence ATGAAGCGTCAGAGAGGGGTGCATTATATCAAGGAGAGCACCTGGCTCCACCGCCTCGACCCGAGAACAAAACTGGTCGCCCTCGTCCTGCTCAGCATGGCGGCGATGGCGACCGAAGAGCCCCTCCCCCTTCTTCTCATCTTCGGGACCGTGCTCATCACCGCCGCACTCTCGCACATGACCCGTCCCTTCCTCGGGTCGCTGCGCCTCCTCATGCCGGTCCTCCTCTGTATCCTCATCATCGACGCCTTCTTCCCGCGGGCCGCCTGGGGGACGGTCTACTACTCAGCCGAATTCTGGATCTTCCACCCGGTCCTCTCCACCGGCGGACTCCTCTTCTCGGCGGCGATGTGTCTGCGCCTCCTCGCGGTCGGAGGATTTTCTTTTCTTTTCATCATGACGACCGCCTTCTCGGACTTCGTCAGGAGCCTACGAGCCTCAGGTCTCCCAAACACCCTGGCCTTCTCCCTGGGTTACGCCCTCAGGTCGGTTTCGGCCCTCACCGAGGATATCGGAAACATCATGGATGCCCAGCGGTCGAGGGCCCTTGAGTTCGACAGAGGAAATCTCGTCAAAAATCGGCATAAGATCCTGGCCCTTGCCGTGCCGGCGACTGTCTCGGTCCTCTCCAGGGCACGACAGGTCTCCGAAGCGATGCAGTGCCGGGGCTTCGGGGCCGCCGCACACCCGACCTGTTATCAGGTGCAGGGGGGAGGGTGGGAGGACGTCGCTCTGGTCGGGTGTGTCCTCCTTGGTGCCGCAGTCTCCTTCCTCTTATGA
- a CDS encoding nitrogenase component 1: MPECPCPDPLWPCAMTGAVACLSGFTGLEVVIHGSSGCYFYPASLLKRPVHATLLVEDEVIMGSEERLRSVVSEVASSGLPVAVVLSCVPAVIGEDIRGALDGMDVFVVDSPGFAGRMEEGYMRALAAVAPEVGAEEEGLTIDGLNPVDPFYLGNLHETQRLVTLVGGRVAAALAAGPLEQVKRCGAVTLQTNPDLASGVGRAAGSLLGLEATVAAISAAADRWDLDPTPVVGEAHAAEERIDHLCDKFLSRHDPPAVAVFGGRAYADFAARALRRYLDAEIVCLAPRNGEGAAVSLEGVQDLIAAADPDLILGSSYEHAAAPGVPYVGLTFPQRGRVRLHARPIVGVEGTLALMEAVLNVCGQS, from the coding sequence ATGCCTGAGTGCCCATGCCCCGATCCCCTCTGGCCGTGCGCGATGACCGGGGCGGTCGCCTGCCTCTCGGGATTTACCGGGCTGGAGGTGGTGATCCACGGCTCGTCGGGCTGTTACTTCTACCCGGCCTCCCTTCTCAAGCGCCCCGTGCATGCCACCCTCCTTGTCGAGGACGAGGTGATCATGGGCTCGGAGGAACGCCTCCGTTCGGTCGTCTCTGAAGTGGCTTCCTCCGGCCTTCCGGTGGCAGTCGTCCTCTCCTGTGTCCCGGCGGTGATCGGCGAGGACATCAGGGGTGCGCTCGACGGCATGGACGTCTTCGTCGTCGACAGTCCGGGCTTTGCCGGGAGGATGGAAGAAGGGTATATGCGGGCGCTCGCGGCCGTCGCCCCCGAGGTGGGGGCTGAGGAGGAAGGGCTCACCATCGACGGGCTCAATCCGGTCGACCCTTTCTACCTGGGCAACCTCCATGAGACACAGCGGCTCGTGACCCTGGTCGGGGGGCGGGTGGCCGCGGCCCTCGCCGCCGGACCCCTTGAACAGGTGAAGCGATGCGGCGCGGTGACCCTCCAGACCAATCCCGACCTTGCCTCCGGGGTTGGCAGGGCCGCCGGTTCGCTCCTCGGCCTGGAGGCGACGGTCGCCGCGATCTCGGCGGCCGCCGATCGGTGGGACCTTGATCCCACGCCGGTGGTTGGGGAGGCGCACGCCGCGGAGGAGCGGATCGATCATCTCTGCGACAAGTTCCTCTCCCGTCACGACCCACCTGCGGTGGCGGTCTTTGGGGGCCGGGCATATGCCGACTTTGCCGCCCGCGCTCTGCGGCGTTATCTCGATGCGGAGATCGTCTGCCTTGCCCCGCGCAATGGCGAGGGGGCGGCCGTCTCTCTGGAGGGAGTGCAGGATCTCATCGCCGCGGCCGATCCCGACCTCATCCTGGGCTCTTCATATGAACATGCCGCCGCCCCCGGGGTGCCGTACGTCGGGCTCACCTTCCCGCAGCGCGGGCGGGTACGCCTCCATGCCAGGCCGATCGTCGGGGTCGAGGGTACCCTGGCCCTGATGGAGGCAGTGCTCAATGTCTGCGGACAATCATAA
- a CDS encoding nitrogenase component 1, with product MNSKTSHSSSQRYEGCTLTGALSITTQVEDAVTVVHGPEGCAHHNVSLLHAAMAEQGHPAIPKIVPTRLSEQGVIFGGEEDLAATLRAMADRRPGVIFVLTTCITETIGDDAASVCSEDYGVPVVLLPTAGFLGGCFSDGLNAALTTMAAKADPVEGAGETVTIIGEKNLEYEVEENFAEVERLLASLGLEVGLRFVRDVRYADLKQVGTGRLNVLREPSLAPVGEALKERFGTPYISSFPIGLDGSIAFLEEVGTLLGLRTDGAVRREEERQSAMLDSFADLRGSVFSIDPMTFRALECTPVRRVMEALDLQVDSDGAGVSLPYSPPVGTAGIRRLLHRWRRRVHA from the coding sequence ATGAACTCGAAGACCTCGCACTCCAGTTCGCAGAGATATGAGGGGTGCACCCTCACCGGTGCTCTCTCGATCACGACACAGGTAGAGGACGCGGTGACGGTGGTACACGGCCCTGAGGGCTGCGCCCACCACAATGTCTCTCTCCTTCATGCAGCCATGGCCGAGCAGGGGCACCCCGCAATTCCGAAGATCGTCCCGACCAGGCTCTCCGAGCAGGGCGTGATCTTCGGCGGCGAGGAAGACCTGGCGGCAACTCTCCGGGCGATGGCAGATAGGAGGCCGGGCGTCATCTTCGTCTTGACCACCTGCATCACCGAAACGATCGGGGACGATGCCGCCTCGGTCTGCAGCGAGGATTACGGTGTCCCGGTGGTCCTGCTTCCGACCGCCGGATTTCTTGGCGGTTGCTTTTCCGATGGGCTGAACGCGGCCCTCACGACCATGGCCGCAAAGGCCGACCCGGTCGAGGGGGCCGGGGAGACGGTCACCATCATCGGGGAGAAGAACCTGGAGTACGAGGTGGAGGAGAACTTCGCCGAGGTGGAACGGTTGCTTGCGTCCCTCGGTCTTGAGGTCGGGCTGCGCTTTGTGCGGGACGTGCGCTATGCCGATCTCAAACAGGTCGGAACTGGTCGGCTCAACGTCCTCAGGGAACCGTCCCTGGCCCCGGTGGGCGAGGCGCTGAAGGAGCGTTTCGGCACGCCGTACATTTCCTCGTTTCCGATCGGTCTTGACGGGAGCATCGCCTTCCTGGAGGAGGTTGGCACGCTCCTGGGCCTGCGGACCGACGGGGCGGTGCGCCGGGAAGAGGAGCGGCAGAGCGCGATGCTGGACTCGTTTGCAGATCTGCGCGGCTCGGTCTTCTCCATCGATCCCATGACTTTCAGGGCCCTGGAGTGCACACCGGTGCGGCGGGTGATGGAAGCGCTTGATCTTCAGGTCGATTCTGACGGCGCAGGGGTCAGTCTTCCGTACAGCCCGCCGGTCGGGACGGCCGGGATCAGGCGTCTGCTCCACCGGTGGAGGAGGCGTGTCCATGCCTGA